In one Prochlorococcus marinus XMU1404 genomic region, the following are encoded:
- the pyrF gene encoding orotidine-5'-phosphate decarboxylase has product MKNRFNLEDKIILAIDGLDLNQAKLLLERCPSIKWVKVGLELFVREGPRAIEILKGLNKKIFLDLKFHDIPNTMSAACYQVSKLGVDIISIHSSAGLKALKYSKKASFEGATVANVKPPLVVGITVLTSFSLKDFQTDLDRKNSIEDNVLRLAKLSFDAELDGCVCSPWEVKILRSIYKNNFELITPGIRLKIDSADDQNRIMTPHEAIDNGASKLVIGRTISKALDPNKALIEIFKSINSD; this is encoded by the coding sequence ATGAAAAATAGATTTAATTTAGAAGATAAAATAATATTGGCAATTGATGGTCTAGATCTTAATCAAGCAAAATTACTTCTAGAAAGATGTCCTAGTATTAAGTGGGTGAAAGTTGGTTTAGAGCTTTTTGTTAGGGAAGGTCCAAGAGCTATTGAAATTTTGAAAGGTTTAAATAAAAAGATATTTTTAGATTTAAAATTTCATGATATTCCAAATACCATGAGTGCAGCATGTTATCAAGTTTCAAAATTAGGGGTTGATATAATTTCTATTCATTCTTCGGCAGGTCTTAAAGCTCTTAAGTATTCAAAAAAAGCATCTTTTGAAGGAGCGACCGTCGCTAATGTAAAACCTCCATTAGTTGTTGGTATAACTGTATTAACAAGTTTTTCTCTTAAAGATTTTCAAACTGATCTCGATAGGAAAAATTCAATTGAAGATAATGTATTGAGACTTGCGAAATTGTCTTTTGATGCTGAATTAGATGGATGCGTTTGCTCCCCATGGGAAGTAAAAATATTGAGATCGATTTATAAAAATAATTTTGAACTAATAACACCGGGCATTAGATTAAAGATCGATAGTGCAGATGATCAAAATAGGATTATGACTCCCCATGAGGCTATAGATAATGGTGCTTCTAAATTGGTCATTGGTAGAACAATATCCAAAGCTTTAGATCCTAATAAAGCTCTTATAGAAATTTTCAAATCTATTAATTCTGATTAA